The following proteins are encoded in a genomic region of Serinus canaria isolate serCan28SL12 chromosome 15, serCan2020, whole genome shotgun sequence:
- the GIT2 gene encoding ARF GTPase-activating protein GIT2 isoform X3, with translation MRGAGPGLAGPVTGPAAAAAAGPAMAKRLRSSEVCADCSAQDPCWASINRGILICDECCSVHRSLGRHISQVRHLKHTPWPPTLLQMVETLYNNGANSIWEHSLLDPASVMSGRRKASPQDKVHPNKAEFIRAKYQMLAFVHRLPCREDDSVTAKDLSKQLHSSVRTGNLETCLRLLSLGAQANFFHPEKGNTPLHVAAKAGQTLQAELLAVYGADPGTQDSNGKTPVDYARQGGHHELAERLVEIQYELTDRLAFYLCGRKPEHKNGQHFVIPQMADSSLDVSELAKAAKKKLQSLSNHLFEELAMDVYDEVDRRETDAVWLATQNHSTLVTETTVVPFLPVNPEYSSTRNQGRQKLARFNAHEFATLVIDILSDAKRRQQGNSLTGSKENVELILKSISNQHSSESQDNDQPDYDSVASDEDTDLETNAAKSNRQKSLDSDLSDGPVTAQEYMQVKNALVASEVKIQQLMKVNINLSDELRIMQKKLQTLQSENTNLRRQATTNIYQVQSGSEYPDPSSNSSLKRRPSARGSRPMSMYETGSGQKPYLPMGEVTYPEENITRLQPFPPHASKLEKQSSVSESDYDNPTTPVELEEPGSGRKGRQRSVVWQGEGSIPEDTDPAPSSSLPSTEDVIRKTEQITKNIQELLRAAQENKHDSYIPCSERIHVAVTEMAALFPKKPKSELVRTSLRLLTSSAYRLQSECRKALPAEPSPAPDMQLVTQQVIQCAYDIAKAAKQLVTITTKENNN, from the exons ATgcgcggggccggcccggggctgGCGGGGCCCGTTAccggccccgctgccgccgctgccgccggtCCCGCGATGGCGAAGCGCCTGAGGAGCAGCGAGGTGTGCGCTGACTGCAGCGCTCAGG ATCCTTGCTGGGCATCCATAAACAGGGGGATCCTGATCTGTGATGAGTGCTGCAGTGTGCACAGGAGCCTGGGCCGTCACATCTCCCAAGTGAGGCATCTCAAACACACCCCATGGCCTCCAACACTGCTGCAG ATGGTGGAAACTCTGTACAACAATGGTGCTAATTCCATCTGGGAGCACTCCCTGCTGGACCCTGCCTCCGTGATGAGCGGGCGGCGCAAGGCCAGCCCGCAGGACAAAGTGCA TCCCAACAAAGCAGAGTTCATCAGAGCTAAATATCAAATGTTAGCGTTTGTGCATCGCCTGCCTTGCCGGGAGGACGACAGTGTCACTGCCAAGGATCTCAGCAAG cAACTCCATTCCAGTGTGAGGACAGGGAATCTGGAGACCTGTTTGCGACTGCTCTCCTTAGGAGCTCAAGCCAACTTCTTCCATCCT gagaaaggaaacaCCCCGCTGCACGTTGCTGCTAAGGCAGGGCAGACTTTGCAGGCAGAACTGTTGGCAGTTTATGGTGCTGATCCTGGCACGCAAGATTCCAACGGGAAAACTCCAGTTGATTATGCAAG GCAAGGGGGGCACCACGAGCTGGCAGAGAGGCTGGTGGAGATCCAGTATGAGCTCACAGACAGGTTGGCTTTCTACCTCTGTGGCAGGAAACCAG AGCACAAAAATGGGCAGCACTTTGTTATACCTCAGATGGCAGACAG CAGTCTGGATGTATCAGAACTGGCAAAAGCAGCCAAGAAGAAGCTTCAGTCT CTAAGCAACCACTTATTTGAAGAACTTGCCATGGATGTGTATGATGAAGTTGACAGAAGGGAAACAGATGCAG TTTGGCTTGCTACTCAGAACCACAGCACACTCGTGACAGAGACCACTGTGgtcccttttcttcctgtaaatCCTGAATATTCCTCAACCAGGAATCAG GGAAGGCAGAAACTGGCTCGATTCAATGCCCACGAGTTTGCTACACTGGTTATTGACATTTTAAGTGATGCCAAACGAAGACAGCAGGGGAATTCTCTCACTGGTTCCAAAG AAAATGTGGAGCTGATACTGAAATCAATCAGCAatcagcacagcagtgaaagTCAGGACAATGACCAGCCTGATTATGACAGTGTTGCTTCAGATGAAGATACAGATCTGGAAACAAATGCAGCTAAATCAAACAGGCAAAAG AGCTTGGATTCAGACTTGTCAGATGGACCAGTGACAGCCCAGGAATATATGCAGGTTAAAAATGCTTTGGTGGCTTCTGAGGTGAAGATTCAGCAGTTAATGAAAGTGAACATCAACCTGAGTGATGAGCTGAGGATTATGCAGAAAAAG CTCCAAACTCTCCAGAGTGAAAATACCAACCTCAGAAGACAGGCCACAACCAATATCTATCAGGTGCAAAGTGGTTCTGAGTACCCAGACCCCAGCAGCAATTCCTCCCTAAAGCGGCGCCCGTCGGCCCGGGGCAGCAGGCCCATGTCCATGTACGAGACTGGCTCGGGGCAGAAGCCCTACCTGCCCATGGGGGAGGTCACCTACCCAGAGGAAAACATCAccaggctgcagcccttccctccaCAC GCCTCCaagctggagaagcagagcagcGTGTCTGAGAGCGACTATGACAACCCCACCACCCCcgtggagctggaggagccagg gtcgggcaggaagggcaggcagCGCAGTGTGGTGTGGCAGGGGGAGGGGTCCATCCCTGAGGACACAGAcccagcccccagctccagTTTGCCCAGTACAGAAGATGTGatcaggaaaacagagcagatCACCAAGAacatccaggagctgctgcgagcagcacaggagaacaAACATGACAG CTATATACCGTGCTCCGAGAGAATACATGTGGCAGTGACAGAAATGGCAGCCTTGTTCCCAAAA aagCCCAAGTCGGAGCTGGTGAGGACTTCCCTGCGCCTGCTGACATCCAGTGCCTACAGGCTGCAGTCGGAGTGCAGGAAGGCGCTGCCCGCCGAGCCCAGCCCGGCGCCCGACATGCAGCTGGTGACACAGCAGGTCATCCAGTGCGCCTACGACATCGCCAAGGCTGCCAAGCAGCTGGTCACCATCACAACCAAAGAGAACAACAACTGA
- the GIT2 gene encoding ARF GTPase-activating protein GIT2 isoform X4, whose translation MRGAGPGLAGPVTGPAAAAAAGPAMAKRLRSSEVCADCSAQDPCWASINRGILICDECCSVHRSLGRHISQVRHLKHTPWPPTLLQMVETLYNNGANSIWEHSLLDPASVMSGRRKASPQDKVHPNKAEFIRAKYQMLAFVHRLPCREDDSVTAKDLSKQLHSSVRTGNLETCLRLLSLGAQANFFHPEKGNTPLHVAAKAGQTLQAELLAVYGADPGTQDSNGKTPVDYARQGGHHELAERLVEIQYELTDRLAFYLCGRKPEHKNGQHFVIPQMADSSLDVSELAKAAKKKLQSLSNHLFEELAMDVYDEVDRRETDAVWLATQNHSTLVTETTVVPFLPVNPEYSSTRNQGRQKLARFNAHEFATLVIDILSDAKRRQQGNSLTGSKENVELILKSISNQHSSESQDNDQPDYDSVASDEDTDLETNAAKSNRQKSLDSDLSDGPVTAQEYMQVKNALVASEVKIQQLMKVNINLSDELRIMQKKIGRSAFVTSSSSLPSFPSTLSWSRDESTRRASKLEKQSSVSESDYDNPTTPVELEEPGSGRKGRQRSVVWQGEGSIPEDTDPAPSSSLPSTEDVIRKTEQITKNIQELLRAAQENKHDSYIPCSERIHVAVTEMAALFPKKPKSELVRTSLRLLTSSAYRLQSECRKALPAEPSPAPDMQLVTQQVIQCAYDIAKAAKQLVTITTKENNN comes from the exons ATgcgcggggccggcccggggctgGCGGGGCCCGTTAccggccccgctgccgccgctgccgccggtCCCGCGATGGCGAAGCGCCTGAGGAGCAGCGAGGTGTGCGCTGACTGCAGCGCTCAGG ATCCTTGCTGGGCATCCATAAACAGGGGGATCCTGATCTGTGATGAGTGCTGCAGTGTGCACAGGAGCCTGGGCCGTCACATCTCCCAAGTGAGGCATCTCAAACACACCCCATGGCCTCCAACACTGCTGCAG ATGGTGGAAACTCTGTACAACAATGGTGCTAATTCCATCTGGGAGCACTCCCTGCTGGACCCTGCCTCCGTGATGAGCGGGCGGCGCAAGGCCAGCCCGCAGGACAAAGTGCA TCCCAACAAAGCAGAGTTCATCAGAGCTAAATATCAAATGTTAGCGTTTGTGCATCGCCTGCCTTGCCGGGAGGACGACAGTGTCACTGCCAAGGATCTCAGCAAG cAACTCCATTCCAGTGTGAGGACAGGGAATCTGGAGACCTGTTTGCGACTGCTCTCCTTAGGAGCTCAAGCCAACTTCTTCCATCCT gagaaaggaaacaCCCCGCTGCACGTTGCTGCTAAGGCAGGGCAGACTTTGCAGGCAGAACTGTTGGCAGTTTATGGTGCTGATCCTGGCACGCAAGATTCCAACGGGAAAACTCCAGTTGATTATGCAAG GCAAGGGGGGCACCACGAGCTGGCAGAGAGGCTGGTGGAGATCCAGTATGAGCTCACAGACAGGTTGGCTTTCTACCTCTGTGGCAGGAAACCAG AGCACAAAAATGGGCAGCACTTTGTTATACCTCAGATGGCAGACAG CAGTCTGGATGTATCAGAACTGGCAAAAGCAGCCAAGAAGAAGCTTCAGTCT CTAAGCAACCACTTATTTGAAGAACTTGCCATGGATGTGTATGATGAAGTTGACAGAAGGGAAACAGATGCAG TTTGGCTTGCTACTCAGAACCACAGCACACTCGTGACAGAGACCACTGTGgtcccttttcttcctgtaaatCCTGAATATTCCTCAACCAGGAATCAG GGAAGGCAGAAACTGGCTCGATTCAATGCCCACGAGTTTGCTACACTGGTTATTGACATTTTAAGTGATGCCAAACGAAGACAGCAGGGGAATTCTCTCACTGGTTCCAAAG AAAATGTGGAGCTGATACTGAAATCAATCAGCAatcagcacagcagtgaaagTCAGGACAATGACCAGCCTGATTATGACAGTGTTGCTTCAGATGAAGATACAGATCTGGAAACAAATGCAGCTAAATCAAACAGGCAAAAG AGCTTGGATTCAGACTTGTCAGATGGACCAGTGACAGCCCAGGAATATATGCAGGTTAAAAATGCTTTGGTGGCTTCTGAGGTGAAGATTCAGCAGTTAATGAAAGTGAACATCAACCTGAGTGATGAGCTGAGGATTATGCAGAAAAAG ATCGGGAGGAGTGCGTTTGTGACCTCCTCTTCATCTCTaccttccttcccctccacgCTTTCCTGGTCGAGGGATGAGAGCACACGAAGG GCCTCCaagctggagaagcagagcagcGTGTCTGAGAGCGACTATGACAACCCCACCACCCCcgtggagctggaggagccagg gtcgggcaggaagggcaggcagCGCAGTGTGGTGTGGCAGGGGGAGGGGTCCATCCCTGAGGACACAGAcccagcccccagctccagTTTGCCCAGTACAGAAGATGTGatcaggaaaacagagcagatCACCAAGAacatccaggagctgctgcgagcagcacaggagaacaAACATGACAG CTATATACCGTGCTCCGAGAGAATACATGTGGCAGTGACAGAAATGGCAGCCTTGTTCCCAAAA aagCCCAAGTCGGAGCTGGTGAGGACTTCCCTGCGCCTGCTGACATCCAGTGCCTACAGGCTGCAGTCGGAGTGCAGGAAGGCGCTGCCCGCCGAGCCCAGCCCGGCGCCCGACATGCAGCTGGTGACACAGCAGGTCATCCAGTGCGCCTACGACATCGCCAAGGCTGCCAAGCAGCTGGTCACCATCACAACCAAAGAGAACAACAACTGA
- the GIT2 gene encoding ARF GTPase-activating protein GIT2 isoform X5 has protein sequence MRGAGPGLAGPVTGPAAAAAAGPAMAKRLRSSEVCADCSAQDPCWASINRGILICDECCSVHRSLGRHISQVRHLKHTPWPPTLLQMVETLYNNGANSIWEHSLLDPASVMSGRRKASPQDKVHPNKAEFIRAKYQMLAFVHRLPCREDDSVTAKDLSKQLHSSVRTGNLETCLRLLSLGAQANFFHPEKGNTPLHVAAKAGQTLQAELLAVYGADPGTQDSNGKTPVDYARQGGHHELAERLVEIQYELTDRLAFYLCGRKPEHKNGQHFVIPQMADSSLDVSELAKAAKKKLQSLSNHLFEELAMDVYDEVDRRETDAVWLATQNHSTLVTETTVVPFLPVNPEYSSTRNQGRQKLARFNAHEFATLVIDILSDAKRRQQGNSLTGSKENVELILKSISNQHSSESQDNDQPDYDSVASDEDTDLETNAAKSNRQKSLDSDLSDGPVTAQEYMQVKNALVASEVKIQQLMKVNINLSDELRIMQKKASKLEKQSSVSESDYDNPTTPVELEEPGSGRKGRQRSVVWQGEGSIPEDTDPAPSSSLPSTEDVIRKTEQITKNIQELLRAAQENKHDSYIPCSERIHVAVTEMAALFPKKPKSELVRTSLRLLTSSAYRLQSECRKALPAEPSPAPDMQLVTQQVIQCAYDIAKAAKQLVTITTKENNN, from the exons ATgcgcggggccggcccggggctgGCGGGGCCCGTTAccggccccgctgccgccgctgccgccggtCCCGCGATGGCGAAGCGCCTGAGGAGCAGCGAGGTGTGCGCTGACTGCAGCGCTCAGG ATCCTTGCTGGGCATCCATAAACAGGGGGATCCTGATCTGTGATGAGTGCTGCAGTGTGCACAGGAGCCTGGGCCGTCACATCTCCCAAGTGAGGCATCTCAAACACACCCCATGGCCTCCAACACTGCTGCAG ATGGTGGAAACTCTGTACAACAATGGTGCTAATTCCATCTGGGAGCACTCCCTGCTGGACCCTGCCTCCGTGATGAGCGGGCGGCGCAAGGCCAGCCCGCAGGACAAAGTGCA TCCCAACAAAGCAGAGTTCATCAGAGCTAAATATCAAATGTTAGCGTTTGTGCATCGCCTGCCTTGCCGGGAGGACGACAGTGTCACTGCCAAGGATCTCAGCAAG cAACTCCATTCCAGTGTGAGGACAGGGAATCTGGAGACCTGTTTGCGACTGCTCTCCTTAGGAGCTCAAGCCAACTTCTTCCATCCT gagaaaggaaacaCCCCGCTGCACGTTGCTGCTAAGGCAGGGCAGACTTTGCAGGCAGAACTGTTGGCAGTTTATGGTGCTGATCCTGGCACGCAAGATTCCAACGGGAAAACTCCAGTTGATTATGCAAG GCAAGGGGGGCACCACGAGCTGGCAGAGAGGCTGGTGGAGATCCAGTATGAGCTCACAGACAGGTTGGCTTTCTACCTCTGTGGCAGGAAACCAG AGCACAAAAATGGGCAGCACTTTGTTATACCTCAGATGGCAGACAG CAGTCTGGATGTATCAGAACTGGCAAAAGCAGCCAAGAAGAAGCTTCAGTCT CTAAGCAACCACTTATTTGAAGAACTTGCCATGGATGTGTATGATGAAGTTGACAGAAGGGAAACAGATGCAG TTTGGCTTGCTACTCAGAACCACAGCACACTCGTGACAGAGACCACTGTGgtcccttttcttcctgtaaatCCTGAATATTCCTCAACCAGGAATCAG GGAAGGCAGAAACTGGCTCGATTCAATGCCCACGAGTTTGCTACACTGGTTATTGACATTTTAAGTGATGCCAAACGAAGACAGCAGGGGAATTCTCTCACTGGTTCCAAAG AAAATGTGGAGCTGATACTGAAATCAATCAGCAatcagcacagcagtgaaagTCAGGACAATGACCAGCCTGATTATGACAGTGTTGCTTCAGATGAAGATACAGATCTGGAAACAAATGCAGCTAAATCAAACAGGCAAAAG AGCTTGGATTCAGACTTGTCAGATGGACCAGTGACAGCCCAGGAATATATGCAGGTTAAAAATGCTTTGGTGGCTTCTGAGGTGAAGATTCAGCAGTTAATGAAAGTGAACATCAACCTGAGTGATGAGCTGAGGATTATGCAGAAAAAG GCCTCCaagctggagaagcagagcagcGTGTCTGAGAGCGACTATGACAACCCCACCACCCCcgtggagctggaggagccagg gtcgggcaggaagggcaggcagCGCAGTGTGGTGTGGCAGGGGGAGGGGTCCATCCCTGAGGACACAGAcccagcccccagctccagTTTGCCCAGTACAGAAGATGTGatcaggaaaacagagcagatCACCAAGAacatccaggagctgctgcgagcagcacaggagaacaAACATGACAG CTATATACCGTGCTCCGAGAGAATACATGTGGCAGTGACAGAAATGGCAGCCTTGTTCCCAAAA aagCCCAAGTCGGAGCTGGTGAGGACTTCCCTGCGCCTGCTGACATCCAGTGCCTACAGGCTGCAGTCGGAGTGCAGGAAGGCGCTGCCCGCCGAGCCCAGCCCGGCGCCCGACATGCAGCTGGTGACACAGCAGGTCATCCAGTGCGCCTACGACATCGCCAAGGCTGCCAAGCAGCTGGTCACCATCACAACCAAAGAGAACAACAACTGA
- the GIT2 gene encoding ARF GTPase-activating protein GIT2 isoform X1, producing the protein MRGAGPGLAGPVTGPAAAAAAGPAMAKRLRSSEVCADCSAQDPCWASINRGILICDECCSVHRSLGRHISQVRHLKHTPWPPTLLQMVETLYNNGANSIWEHSLLDPASVMSGRRKASPQDKVHPNKAEFIRAKYQMLAFVHRLPCREDDSVTAKDLSKQLHSSVRTGNLETCLRLLSLGAQANFFHPEKGNTPLHVAAKAGQTLQAELLAVYGADPGTQDSNGKTPVDYARQGGHHELAERLVEIQYELTDRLAFYLCGRKPEHKNGQHFVIPQMADSSLDVSELAKAAKKKLQSLSNHLFEELAMDVYDEVDRRETDAVWLATQNHSTLVTETTVVPFLPVNPEYSSTRNQGRQKLARFNAHEFATLVIDILSDAKRRQQGNSLTGSKENVELILKSISNQHSSESQDNDQPDYDSVASDEDTDLETNAAKSNRQKSLDSDLSDGPVTAQEYMQVKNALVASEVKIQQLMKVNINLSDELRIMQKKLQTLQSENTNLRRQATTNIYQVQSGSEYPDPSSNSSLKRRPSARGSRPMSMYETGSGQKPYLPMGEVTYPEENITRLQPFPPHIGRSAFVTSSSSLPSFPSTLSWSRDESTRRASKLEKQSSVSESDYDNPTTPVELEEPGSGRKGRQRSVVWQGEGSIPEDTDPAPSSSLPSTEDVIRKTEQITKNIQELLRAAQENKHDSYIPCSERIHVAVTEMAALFPKKPKSELVRTSLRLLTSSAYRLQSECRKALPAEPSPAPDMQLVTQQVIQCAYDIAKAAKQLVTITTKENNN; encoded by the exons ATgcgcggggccggcccggggctgGCGGGGCCCGTTAccggccccgctgccgccgctgccgccggtCCCGCGATGGCGAAGCGCCTGAGGAGCAGCGAGGTGTGCGCTGACTGCAGCGCTCAGG ATCCTTGCTGGGCATCCATAAACAGGGGGATCCTGATCTGTGATGAGTGCTGCAGTGTGCACAGGAGCCTGGGCCGTCACATCTCCCAAGTGAGGCATCTCAAACACACCCCATGGCCTCCAACACTGCTGCAG ATGGTGGAAACTCTGTACAACAATGGTGCTAATTCCATCTGGGAGCACTCCCTGCTGGACCCTGCCTCCGTGATGAGCGGGCGGCGCAAGGCCAGCCCGCAGGACAAAGTGCA TCCCAACAAAGCAGAGTTCATCAGAGCTAAATATCAAATGTTAGCGTTTGTGCATCGCCTGCCTTGCCGGGAGGACGACAGTGTCACTGCCAAGGATCTCAGCAAG cAACTCCATTCCAGTGTGAGGACAGGGAATCTGGAGACCTGTTTGCGACTGCTCTCCTTAGGAGCTCAAGCCAACTTCTTCCATCCT gagaaaggaaacaCCCCGCTGCACGTTGCTGCTAAGGCAGGGCAGACTTTGCAGGCAGAACTGTTGGCAGTTTATGGTGCTGATCCTGGCACGCAAGATTCCAACGGGAAAACTCCAGTTGATTATGCAAG GCAAGGGGGGCACCACGAGCTGGCAGAGAGGCTGGTGGAGATCCAGTATGAGCTCACAGACAGGTTGGCTTTCTACCTCTGTGGCAGGAAACCAG AGCACAAAAATGGGCAGCACTTTGTTATACCTCAGATGGCAGACAG CAGTCTGGATGTATCAGAACTGGCAAAAGCAGCCAAGAAGAAGCTTCAGTCT CTAAGCAACCACTTATTTGAAGAACTTGCCATGGATGTGTATGATGAAGTTGACAGAAGGGAAACAGATGCAG TTTGGCTTGCTACTCAGAACCACAGCACACTCGTGACAGAGACCACTGTGgtcccttttcttcctgtaaatCCTGAATATTCCTCAACCAGGAATCAG GGAAGGCAGAAACTGGCTCGATTCAATGCCCACGAGTTTGCTACACTGGTTATTGACATTTTAAGTGATGCCAAACGAAGACAGCAGGGGAATTCTCTCACTGGTTCCAAAG AAAATGTGGAGCTGATACTGAAATCAATCAGCAatcagcacagcagtgaaagTCAGGACAATGACCAGCCTGATTATGACAGTGTTGCTTCAGATGAAGATACAGATCTGGAAACAAATGCAGCTAAATCAAACAGGCAAAAG AGCTTGGATTCAGACTTGTCAGATGGACCAGTGACAGCCCAGGAATATATGCAGGTTAAAAATGCTTTGGTGGCTTCTGAGGTGAAGATTCAGCAGTTAATGAAAGTGAACATCAACCTGAGTGATGAGCTGAGGATTATGCAGAAAAAG CTCCAAACTCTCCAGAGTGAAAATACCAACCTCAGAAGACAGGCCACAACCAATATCTATCAGGTGCAAAGTGGTTCTGAGTACCCAGACCCCAGCAGCAATTCCTCCCTAAAGCGGCGCCCGTCGGCCCGGGGCAGCAGGCCCATGTCCATGTACGAGACTGGCTCGGGGCAGAAGCCCTACCTGCCCATGGGGGAGGTCACCTACCCAGAGGAAAACATCAccaggctgcagcccttccctccaCAC ATCGGGAGGAGTGCGTTTGTGACCTCCTCTTCATCTCTaccttccttcccctccacgCTTTCCTGGTCGAGGGATGAGAGCACACGAAGG GCCTCCaagctggagaagcagagcagcGTGTCTGAGAGCGACTATGACAACCCCACCACCCCcgtggagctggaggagccagg gtcgggcaggaagggcaggcagCGCAGTGTGGTGTGGCAGGGGGAGGGGTCCATCCCTGAGGACACAGAcccagcccccagctccagTTTGCCCAGTACAGAAGATGTGatcaggaaaacagagcagatCACCAAGAacatccaggagctgctgcgagcagcacaggagaacaAACATGACAG CTATATACCGTGCTCCGAGAGAATACATGTGGCAGTGACAGAAATGGCAGCCTTGTTCCCAAAA aagCCCAAGTCGGAGCTGGTGAGGACTTCCCTGCGCCTGCTGACATCCAGTGCCTACAGGCTGCAGTCGGAGTGCAGGAAGGCGCTGCCCGCCGAGCCCAGCCCGGCGCCCGACATGCAGCTGGTGACACAGCAGGTCATCCAGTGCGCCTACGACATCGCCAAGGCTGCCAAGCAGCTGGTCACCATCACAACCAAAGAGAACAACAACTGA